ACGTCACAatcacgtcacaatgggatcctgaTTCTCATTTACATACAAAAATCTTGatttaataaaatttaatcaAATTCCTCCGTTTTcattaacattgtgtttaggtgaTTTTAAAGAAcaatcgcgattttcattgtggggatgggatgggggggggggcttcattttggaaaaaaaaaccacaattttcattgggggggggggcgtgtaggGGGGTTTCATTTAGACTAACTGAttttcattgtgttttatggggagcagggggatagagggaaaggaggggagtggggagaggaaggggaaagtgggggggatagagggggtggggagggggatagagggagaggagagcagtggggaaggtgaggtgggggagtggtataggtgggaggggaaagttgggggggaggagggggatagaggaagtggagggggtggggagggggatagagggagaggagagcagtgGGGAAGAtgaggtgggggagtgggataggtgggaggtgaggaatgtgggggggcagggagacagagggagaggaggaggggagtggggttatggagggaagggGTGACAGGGTAGCGGAAAGGAGAgggagtaggggaggggtggaggagaggggaaagaagagggagggtgaagaggagaggagggagtgctggggatgaggggtaaTGGCGGATGATAGGGATAGGAAGGGGAATGGCGAGGCGCAGTTAGGGAGGGTTTCCCTGActtgcgtcacaacgggaacccctcaaccgtacctgcgcagttggggtctatgggtgagtggtggaatattgcattgagggaaCGGGTCCCATGGATCCCGCTTGGTTTAGTATTTAATAAACTCGGAAGGATAACAAAATACTTGCAAGAAGTGTACATACAACAAAAATATTGGAAAATATCCAGTATTTCTAGTCAAACTAATGCCACCTGTCTGAGACGTTCAATTCTGGACATATTGCAGGAAACAACTATTTTGAGCATTTGGGTTGCCTGTGGAAACTAACTTTCAGTTCATGCAAGAGTCAGATTTTAGAATAAATAGATACAAATATAGTTTTAACCTCTTGTTTGATGGGAAACTAACTAGAACAGCTATGTCTGGTTTTTTTATTTCCCTTGAAATCAATTTAAACTAAGTTTGAATGGAGGtgtgtttatttttaaactggCAAGCAGACCCAGTTGGTTAGCTCTTGCGCCTCTATTACTGCTATAGGAGTCTCAACTCAAGCATTTTACTTGTTCTCATCAACGTAGAGATCACTGGAGAGTAATAATCAGATGTGAATAAAATTGATCATTACAGTAAATTGCAAGAAAACTTAATCAGCTGAGCTtaattaacaaatattgaattcaaAACCTAATGGGGAAGAGGTAGAAACATGCAAATATAAATGTTTATATGTTGGATGAACCCGGAACAAAATAGGAGCAGTCCAATTTTATCACAGATCTTCAGATCTGCTTCTGAAGTAGAGGGAACAAATATTCTGAACTAATTGTCTCATTTTTAactttaactagaccaagtgcagacccgttgggtctgttcccccaacatgcggttgaggagggggggggggagtgggtggcatgcggcatcacacacattaaccacccccacacacacacacactaactcccccCGCACATACGCTAACTACCacccttgttaatatattaatattattaatttgctccttttaccccataatcgccttatctactgacgcatagcccccaactcgcaggcgcgtctagagagggagggggggtgtagagaggagggggagggggatggggtggggagacggagggggcatgggggagggggggcgacagggagggaggggggagagagagaggtgggggagagagagagaggtggggggagagagagagagaggaggggagagagagagagagagagggggggtcgcAAGGTTTTTTATCAAAGGACTTGCGAGAGGCGCGACTGCAGCACTTTGGGTTTgcagagagagggagcggggagagggaaggaggatggggagagagagatggagagggcggACCTGAACTCGGTGAGCGGGCGGCTCTGGCGGCGTGGAGAGCCTCGGCAGCTCTCGCGTGATGATTCCCCATGTCCCTGCGATCAACGGAGGAATTTCAGGTTTCCCAGAGTAATGGGAGTAATGCCCCGCGCGACAATAACTGCCGCCGCCATGTTCAAACCGGTGACCGGCTgtgacctcccgatctgcagagcattttgagaatgggggggggggggggggcaggcgggCGTGGGAGTCCCGCTGCAGGAGGCATGCAGGCGGGTGTGGGAGTCCAGCTGCGGGAGGCTTGGCGCGAGCGTACTGGGGCTGGGCGCGGGGCTTTAATCCACTGCGGCGGGGGGACGGCGCCTGGAGGcgggtgggcctggattggtcggcatgtgggcattgtgacgtcagcagctggtgagcgccgtttaaatttaaaaaaattgtgtttTGTGATcagttttattcaaaatctggggaaataattgaccaaggagtggatttctgaactcataagttaaatccttatcgaaatatcataaaaatctcagcattttgcgtctggttttcgagaagatacgtttcacatgcaaaataacacacacacacacacacacacacacagtttataatatacatatatatgaagACAACTAATTTAAACATTGTGGATTTATTTTAAGAGGAAATGAATGGTCCCTTTTACTGCTAAGTAAAGTTTGCAATGtttagaatcaagggatttgtggagaaggcaggaacggggtactgattgtggatgagcagccatgatcgcattgaatggcagtgctggctcgaagggccaaattgcctcctcctgcacctattgtctatgtatctatggaatAGTAATGTAATTAAGTATTCTGGAATGTGTATTTAGGCAAATATTACACAAATCCAAGTGCAAAATTCTATGAAAAAAATTATATCAAATTTAGACATGGATGTGTTTTTATATATGTAAGTTTACAGTTTAGAGTTTTTGTGCGCTATTTTTACAGATATCTGGAGCCTGGGTGTTATTCTCTTCATGTTGGTATGTGGCCAGCCTCCATTTCAAGAGGCAAATGACAGTGAGACTCTCACCATGATTATGGACTGCAAGTATACAGTGCCAGCCCATGTCTCCAAAGAATGCAAGGAGTAAGTCATTGGTATTGTTTTTATGAATACTATTTTGTAAATCTTTACTAATTCTAAATAATGTAAAATAAGATTCTACATTTAAAACATCTGCAACACATCTGTGCAACGTGACAAGGAGATTACAAagcaataatttaaaataaatacgaCATGATGTCAATAGATATCCTTAGATATTATTTTTCATTTATATATAAATGTTGGCTCACTTCTTGATTAGTCAGAGTGTCAAAGTGAGAAGGCAaaaaatgaggttgagaggggtaaaatagatcagccttaattgaatggtggagcagaccagatgggttgaatggtctaattctgctcctatgtcttatgatcacgGCAGGTTTGGGCACACATATCCATTTAATACAGTAACGTAAGTCTCTCAGGAATGGTAATGAATAGAACATTGAACACAGATTTTCTTGAGAACTTCTGAAATCTAGTTTCATTTAAGGCCAAAACAATAGTTTAGATGTCTTCTTCTCTCAATCACTGAAGGCAGTGATTCCAAATAGTTTAAACGGCCACAAgttaaatgatttttttaatgttatttccATCAGTCTTATCAATCGCATGCTGCAGAGAGATCCAAAACGAAGAGCCTCACTGGAGGAGATTGAGAATCACCGCTGGCTGCTAGGAATTGATCCTTCACCTGCAACGAAGTGCAATGTACCTCTTGTCTCTTACAAGAATCTATCTGATGAAGAGCACAATGGCATCATCCAGCGCATGGTGCTTGGTGATATTGCAGATCGGGAAACTATAATTGAGTAGGTATAGTGGAACCCTCCACACAAGAAGCAAGTAATTATCAATACTGGCTTTTTTTCCCAAAGTATATTatgaaaatactatttaattgaaGTATAAATTTCTTCTTGAAATACTATTTACTTGAAAAGTATAAAATATATTAATAGATACTAAACTTTTAAAGGAGTTAAACATTTAAGTATTGAAACCTCATCACCACCAAATATATTTGCATTTCAGGATAACATGTTAAAAACGTTACCACTCTACTCATAAAATATAATTGCCGATCTTCACAGGTGGATAGAAATTAAAATAGTCAttagaataaaacaaaaaatgctgaaaatactcggattaggcagcatccatAGATATAAAGGGTTAATACATCAGTTTGTTGATAAGGTTCTGGAGTTGGTAACTTCAATGACTTTCAAAAATTGCAATCTGGTTTCACATGTGCAATTGAAAACATTGAAATGTCAttgaataataattaataatgctCAGTGCATTATGCTCGAGTACCTAATGTGTAAAGTATTATGCAATTAATAGAAAATcaaaaaatacagcacaggaacaggccacttcggcccacaatgtcagtgcagaATATGATACCgtgataaactaatctcttctagcTTGTACAATatccatatctctcctttccttgcatatctatgtaccagtttaaaaatctcttaaatgctactattgtattCGCTTCTACCGCCACCTTTGGCAGTGTGTTTCAGGCACTCTTCACCCTTTGCCTGAAAAAAAccactccacacatctccttaaactttggtcctcttaccttaaagctatgccatctagtctttgacatttccaccctgggcgaAAATGTTCTACCCTttgtataattttacatactgCTATCAGGTCTTTCATCAATCTCTCATGTTTTCGggaaaactatccaagtttgtccattctctccttatatctcccctaatccaggcagtattctagtaaacctctactgcaccatttccaaagcctcCCCATTTTAAGACCACTGACTCTTTAGATCACATTTGTAACAAAATGCAATATCAAAAATATTAAAGTTGTGGACAGATGCATGTTtgtacaaaaacacaatatgCATCTCAAACTTTTTGCAAGATTCTGTAGCATTATGTTCCAAATGGCTAATTGTCCTCAGTTTTGAGAAGGGACCTCTCGGCACTTGATATTGGCCACTTTTGACCTGAAGGCAGGAACATGTCAACTTACCAACACACTCAATCAGCACACTGGCTTAATGGACCAACACTGGACTAAGGAGTGAACCAGATGCCAAATCTTCTGTATTTCtgattatttttaatatttagctTTGTTAATGCCAAATGTTTTATTTATATGTTACTATTAAATGTATCTAGAAAATCAAGATGCTGTGACACTATGGTGAAAATACATTAACTTTGACAAAGATGTGACTCAGTGTGCCATCAGTTGATTTCCACATTTCCTTCTGATTTAGAAGGTGGTCACGTGCCCCCAAAGGCTATGCTGGCTCTGGCTCTAACCTACCCTCTCTCACTTGTTCATTAACACTTCCGCTGATTTTCCCACTATTCACTTAAACTAGTGTTGATTTGCTGTCATCCATTAATAGTATAATCAgtatgtcattgggatgtggtaggaaactgcagtacaacattgaacatagaacgatGCAGCACAAACTTgttttggcccacagtgtctatgCTGAACTTGATGCCAGTATAAActtacctcctctgcctgcatgtgatccatgtccccacattctctgcacatccatgtaCATATTTAAAACctttttaaatgtcactatcgtatctgcctccaccatcactccaGCCGATGCGTTTCAGGCCCCCACCATTCTGTGTAAAGGGAAGAAAACCATGCCTCACACCTGACCGttgaactttacccctctcaccttaaagctatgctctcttgtCTTAACATTTCCACAtcgggggaaaaggttctgactacccTATCTTTGTCTATCATAATTTTACCTAGAAGGATACACATGCAATCATAGGGATAGCAGCCAAATTCCACACAGAGCACTGAAGGTTTTGGttcatgtttattgtcatattaaCAAGTATAGTGGGGTACAGATGCAATTAAATTTTGCAACAACATCACAGGCATATAGACTCCAGATAAATCCAAGAATATATTATACATAAATGACACATAAATTGAACATATCATAGTAAAGTAAAGAAGTGTGCAAAATAAACAAGACCATAGTGCAAAATACATAATTAAGAAACAAAAACTGATATATAGTAATGCATAAGTGCTAATATTCCGTTGTCGAGATAAAGTTAGGGTTGTCTAAGCTGCTTCAGGAACCTGGAAGTTGTATGAAAGTAGTTGTTTCTGAACCAGGTGGCATGGGATTTAAGGCTTCTGAACTTCCTGCCTTATTGTAGctatgagaagagggcatggtccAAAAGGTGGGAATTCTTGATGATAGAAGACTCATTCAAGCCCCGCAGAGGTGttttcaatggaggggaggttggcGCCCGTAATAGGCAGTGCTGAGTGCACCACTTTCTGAAGCTTTTTGCatccctgtgcattggaattgcctaaccaggccatgatgcatccAGTCAGGATTCATTCTATAGTATATCTATCAAAGTTTGTTTGAGTATTCTGAGACATACGAAATCTCTCTAAACCTCCAGGAAAGTGGaggtgctggtgagccttctttgcGATTGCATCTCTGTGCTGGGCCCAGGGCATgtcatctgagatgttaacaTCCAGGAATTTGAAAAGGTTTCCAAGATTTTCTTTGGCACCGATGCCTTTTGTAGTGGCTGAGAACCTCCGAGCACACCACTGAGCAGTTAACGATTTCCTGATACCATTTGATCTGTACAGGACTCTAGCTCTTTGGACGCTTTTCGTAAATTCACCATTTTAAGGATTCTCTAACATCGGCCTCAGCGACTGAGATCATGGAGTTGGCAGGGGCTCTGGGAACTCACATAGGTGTGGCATTGTTTTCCCTTCCAAAGTGTGCATGGAAGGTGTTCAACTCATCTGGAAGAGATATGTCATTACCACTTGTGCTACTTAGTTtaaccttgtaggaggtgatggtgtGGAAGACCTGCTATAGCTGTTGAGCATCCGTCTGTGATTCCAGATTAGCTCACAATTATCGATTAGCCATCGTCAGGAATTCATACTTGGATTTCTTGTCTGATGGATTGCCAGTCTTAGACACACAGAATTAGCCCATTGAGTCTCCTGGTTCCTCCAGGACTTACGGTTGGGGAAAACTAGGAATATTTTTGTAGGTACATACTCGTCcagacatttctttatgaagtgacGACTGTGGCATGTTTATTTAGATTGCTGATGAGTTGATCATGGCCCTGTCCTCAAACTAGTCCTGAAACCACTCCTCCTGTCTCCTTGACTAGCTCTTTGTAGTCCTCTTCACCAATGCTGTGCTCTTCTGTCTCTGTCTGCAGGCTGGAAGGAGCTCAGTAGGTTGTCAAATTTTCCAAAATACAGGCGAGGTATGGAGGAATAGGCATTCCTGATGGTGGTACAGCAATGGTTGAGTGTTTCGGTTATGTGTTAATGGTAGTTTGGCAGATACATTTTCAAGCTAGCGTGGCTGAATTCCCCATTGATGAAGTGGAAGGCACTGGAATAGGTTAATTTGTGCCCGTTGATCATGGTACCCAATTCTTCAACTGCCAGCTTGATGTCTGCCTGAGTAGAAATGTAGACTGTGGTCAGGATGAGAGTGGAGAACTCCCTGAGAAGGTAGAATGGTTAGCACTTGACCATCAGACATTCAAGGCAGGAGGAGCAGGAATGGGACATGATTGACAATGCCAAACACCATGAAGTGTTCAATAAGAAGCAGATGCCGCTGCCTCTTTCATTTCTTGACTCCGTGGTCCAGTCAATGTGGATGGAAAAATCCTTGGGTTGGTGTGCCCATGTGCAGAGAATTGGGGGTGAGTCATGTTTCTGCAACAGAGTACACAACAGGCTCTCATGTCTTCTATCTTGTTCGTGTGACTAATATTGGCCAGAATGATGCTCCGGAGGGGGTAGCATGCCTCGATGCTTGTCTTACCCAAAGGCCTCCTCATTGTCCGATCCAAACCCAGGTTGCTGACGTATGAGACTTCTCTACCTGCAGACCACAGTGTGCCTATATCAAACTATATTTGATATAGTTATTTTTATTTGTGAGAAggaattttaaataaataagtCTTTTGCAACCTACCTCAAATTTATTTGTAAGATAATGGACATTAATTTCTATAAAATCTATTTATATTCGGGACATCCAAAAACTCTTAAGTAAAACATGGGTGTTTAACTACTTTTGAAATGTGGTCACTTGTGTTGTAGGGGTTTCTCAAAGGATATGCTGAATACGTTTCTTATTCTAAatagttgtttgttcttttaGGTCACTGGAAAGTAATAAATACAATCACATCACTGCCACTTACTTTTTGCTGGCTGAAAGGACCTTAAAGGAGAAACAGGAGAAAGAAGTCACCCGTTCTTCCAGTCCAAGCCACATCAAAGCTCAGTTCAGGTACAGATACGTGGGCTGCACTTGTTGGTTAACATATATATTTTGAACTTTGAGGCAAAGtgtatttttaatgtaaatataaattccttgtttctagatcTGTCATTTTCTGTGGCGTGGGACGTGCATATGCACATACACGTAGTAACATTACCTGCAACTTAGTCAcatgcagtttttaaaaaattggacACTGCCATAGAATGGGAAGGATAAATTTCCTCGGTGAAACTGCTTCCCTTTGCAGTCTACTAGAGAGAGGTGTCTGTTTTGGAGTCTGAAACACTTACTTCTAGGATACCTAAATGTTAtgcagaggtagacacaaaaagctggagtaactcagcgggacaggcatcatctctggagagaaggactgaatttaaaccagcatctgcatttctttcttacacatgttaTGCAGAGGTGTTTGAAACAGCATTTTTCTTCCAGTTTAGACGAAGGAGCTTCTTTGGAAAGAGCTAAATGTACCTTCTACTATAGGTTCAGGGGGAAGGAAAGTTGAGTAGTTAGTTTTCACCTGAGGAGTCCTTTTCTCCGTGAGTGCTTATCACCCTGCTCCATGAGCGAACCAcccagtccgctccgaccagcgatccccgcgcataaacccaaccctacacatactagaaacgatttttacatttacaccaagccaattaacctacaaacctgtacgtctttggagtgttggaggaaaccgaagatctcggagaaaatccatgcaggtcacggggagaacgtgcaaactctgtagagacaagcATCCATGATCAGGTTctaacctgggtcgctggcgctgtaaggcagtagctctaccgctaccctGGTATATAAAGCGCTTAAATCTTGGattaaattaaatcaaaatttAAGAAATAAATGTATACCTCTAACTCGTGTATCTTTTAAAATCTAGATGGAGCTTGGTGATAAGCATTTTGAATACATTGCTTGAAGGCAGAGTACATGGACTGATTTAAGATTTCCTAGGGTGGTTGCATGTGGATTGGTGATGCAGAGTCTGGTTCAATGTCCATTTAGCTTGGAGATTGCTTTCTAACTCCATAATTTGTGACTCCATGCCCAAAGGCATGTTTTAAGCAAGTAATCTAGGTTGACTGGGACATAATGtattttttcagagatgctgttttaaatttaACATAGGTTCTGATTTATTCACAGGATGTCATCTATGTCAGGACAGTATCGGAAGAGTAGGAATGTTAACAAATTAATTTGGACCTTCAAGATTTATTGCTCATGCAAAGATCAATATAGAAGTGAACAGGATCGCCTCATTCTGTGCATATAAACTTTAGACAATTCCAAGGTTGTGCAAGGCACCATTAAAAATGCCACAGCTTGTTTTAAAAATACTTTTGCTTTTGGTATCAAAGTTTGGGATCTAATGTGGTCTTATTTGTTGTATTCCCCGGGATGGTTTCAGGTGTCCTTACTTGTCTGTTTTGGTTTGTTGTGTGGTTGGTCTGGACAGGTGTTCTGTTGCACCAAAGGCAGAAAGGCCCAAATTGCATTAGATTGGGTTTTTTCATGTTGGTGCTGGAGCTACATGTTTGATATGGAGGATGTTTTGGTGTCCCCAGCATCCGAAAGATGCATCTTTACCCTGGCTGTCTGTGTTTTCCACTGAATAGAAAAGGCCTTTGAGGTTTGACCCTGAGATCAAGCCAATAATATGCTGGAGCACAAATAAAAACTTGATTATGTCAGTATCTATGTACAACAGTTGGATGGAGTAGTAATGCATGTATTTGTAGTTGTGGGTCTTCCTTGGCTAAATGCATGGGATCCTTTTTTTGATCTTGGAGACATTCTTATAACATGCAGTGCATGCATTGTGAACCCAGGGGTTTGCACATTGAGGGTTTATCAAAGGCCCCCAATCAATCTAAAGCTCATTTCGACAGCCAGTTTTCACAGTAGAACTTGGTTTGCATCTGTGAAGATCACAGATTTACAACCTTTCAGAAGATATAACATGGAAGGGATAAATGAATGGAACTATTAAATATGGAATGCCGTAGAGTATACTTCAGAGACCAGAAAGGTTTGTGGTAAAGATTGACAGGCTCGGACTGGAAGAACAAAAAACTGGTCGAATTCTAGAACTACAAGACCATAGGaccagattctggtgaacctttttcTCTGTAAGTTTTGTTTCTGAGCTTTCCCAATTTAATTTGCAGGTGATAATGAGATTCTCTAAATTTCAATAATCTATATCATTGTGTCTTGTTTCCCCAAAACAGTTGATTCAGTCTTGCATTACTTTAGGCTGAAAGATGACTTTAAGTCTTGTAAATGCATTATCATATTTTCATATttatgttttaatttattcagtGCAAGCCATAGCCACATCTTATTGCGCCTTCCGATTTAGCTTGTAGCTTTTTCCATGACTTGTATTTGTGAAAATCTCACTTCAAGAATGACTCCTTTATATCAATGACCTTCACACTGTTCACTGAAACTGAGACAACAGTATCATAATTGTCATCGGTTCCAGTCATGGTATTTATCAACATTTTAAATGGTAATCTCATCGCACCAGATTATGTAGAGTGTTTCCTCTCCATTTGTGGGTGCATTAGTCGCACCTAGATTAATCATATAAAGAGACTGGTTGTTACAATTTTATAAATAGCATTATCGGGCTGGGAGCTTTTGATTCTTTGCCACCTAAATTTTGATCTTTCTGAACTGGATAAACACGATGACTATGGAAGAGACCTCAAGGTATTTTCAACTGTTGTGTCTCAGTAGGTGTATTTGTACCATGAATACCAACATTAAGTGTCCCTTTGAATTTGGGAATCGTTTAAGTAGTTATTCAGTTCTTCATGTTTTCTTTATTACCTGCATAACATTGAGTTTTAGCACAAATAAAATTTCTGATGGATTTGCTGTAAGAAATAAGCAGGCTGGATGTTTAATAATAAACATTCTGTTGGCATGAATTCTGTATTAAATAACTTTTAACTAATAaacccaattttacatttattaccATAAAACCTCATAGGAAATTAAAGAAAGTGACTGAAGATTTTGTTTCCCTTTTTCTCTTCTTTGTTTTTGAAATTAGGCAGTCCTGGCCTACAAAAAATGAAGTGGCCAAAGATATTGAAGACATCACATCATCACCCATTATCCATCCTGTGTCAATTACTGGAGTCTGTTCCTCAGCCCGCACTGTGGAGTCCACCATTAATGGGCACCGAATGAAAGCTGGTGAGCCAGCGAAGAAAGAAGAGTCATCAACAATTGGAACAACTGGAAAGCCTGCTGCAAACAATAGGACGTGTCTATTCAGAGTGGAAGAGGATGAAGAGGATGATGAGGATGATAGAAGTATAATTCCTCTTCCCACTCCAGTGGTTTTGCGACGTAAACCTTCCATAACAAACCGGCTTACCACCAGGAAGAGTGCTCCTGTTCTTAATCAAATATTTGAGGAAGGAGAGTCTGATGATGATTTTGACATGGATGATAACCTACCACCCAAGCTTAGTCGATTAAAGATGAACATAGCTTCGCCAAGTACTGTGAATAAACGGTACCATAAACGGAAAAGTCAAGGCCGTGGATCAAGTTGCAGCAGTTCAGAAACCAGTGATGATGATTCGGAAAGTCGCCGGCTTCTTGACAAAGACGGTGGGTTCACTTACTCCTGGCACCGCCGCGATAGCAGCGAAGGGCCTCCAGGGAGTGGAGGAGATGGAAGCGGGCAAGGTAAATCAAGTGATGGGAATGCTGGTGTTGACAAGAGCAGCCCAAGTGAAGGCAATAAAGGTGGTAGTAGCCCTTCCAATGATCCCAGTGGGAGCACCAACAACACGGGAACAAGAACTCGCAATTGTGCAACCCAAGGACATTCTACCCAGTCACCCAAAGCGGCAGAGGATTTGGTAGAGAGCCTGAAACTGATGAGCCTATGTCTTAGTTCCCAATTACAGGGAGGCATCAGTAGTAGATACATTATTGAACCAACATCTGGGACTCGAATTAATGAGAAATCAACCTGGAAAATGTGCATCACCTCGAGCAATGTTATAGAACGAACTTCTCCCTTGACCAAGTCCTATTCTGACCAAATGGCTGATCTGCTGAATGTGCTTGAAATGTCAAAAGAGAACAACATGAACTTGAAGAATAATGTTCTACAGCTACCTCTTTGTGAGAAAACTCTTTCTGTGAACATTCAACGGAATCCTAAGGATGGGCTGTTTTCCTCCAGTCAAACCAGCTGCTGTCAagttatttaaatatatttaaacttGATTTAACTGTTATTCTTGCTGGTTACACTTTGACTTTCTTAGCAAAGTGAAATTATTTTAGTCTTGAGCTTTCTAAATGGACTTCCAGAATTATTTATTGCAATGTTTGAATTGGTTTGCTCAATATCTTGACAATGCATGGTCTTTGTGCATGCTGCTCGCTGCTGCTTTAATTTTCcaacaagaaaaaaaaactgGGGCAGATTTTTAATTTCTTGGGAGTTTAGCATCAGCCTTTAGGCTGTATGTTGTTAATGGAGCTAAATGCAGTTAAGTAAATTGTTCACTTTGTAGCTCTTTATGTTGCACATGAAAGGATAGAGTACATCTATATGGTTTAAACCATTTGATCAAAGAGTATTAGGTTTTATTACATACTCTAGTGTACGTGACATAAAAGAACCAAAGCAATAAATGAAATATTGCAGCTCTTGTGAAAACATTTCAATATTCCAAGCCTGGTGAAATGCTCTCTAAAATAAATAATGGAGAGTCTTAATTTGTTGAAAGATTGCAGAGCGCTCACTTTAGGGCGGGTTAGTCTATATTGACTTAAACTCAGGATAAGGCAAACTTGAGCAAGGTGCTATCATTGGACAGG
This genomic stretch from Amblyraja radiata isolate CabotCenter1 chromosome 4, sAmbRad1.1.pri, whole genome shotgun sequence harbors:
- the snrk gene encoding SNF-related serine/threonine-protein kinase gives rise to the protein MAGFKRGYDGKIAGLYDLDKTLGRGHFAVVKLARHVFTGEKVAVKVIDKTKLDSVATGHLFQEVRCMKLVQHPNIVRLYEVIDTQTKLYLILELGDGGDMFDYIMKHEDGLSEEQAKKYFAQIVHAISYCHKLHVVHRDLKPENVVFFEHQGIVKLTDFGFSNKFQPGKKLTTSCGSLAYSAPEILLGDEYDAPAVDIWSLGVILFMLVCGQPPFQEANDSETLTMIMDCKYTVPAHVSKECKDLINRMLQRDPKRRASLEEIENHRWLLGIDPSPATKCNVPLVSYKNLSDEEHNGIIQRMVLGDIADRETIIESLESNKYNHITATYFLLAERTLKEKQEKEVTRSSSPSHIKAQFRQSWPTKNEVAKDIEDITSSPIIHPVSITGVCSSARTVESTINGHRMKAGEPAKKEESSTIGTTGKPAANNRTCLFRVEEDEEDDEDDRSIIPLPTPVVLRRKPSITNRLTTRKSAPVLNQIFEEGESDDDFDMDDNLPPKLSRLKMNIASPSTVNKRYHKRKSQGRGSSCSSSETSDDDSESRRLLDKDGGFTYSWHRRDSSEGPPGSGGDGSGQGKSSDGNAGVDKSSPSEGNKGGSSPSNDPSGSTNNTGTRTRNCATQGHSTQSPKAAEDLVESLKLMSLCLSSQLQGGISSRYIIEPTSGTRINEKSTWKMCITSSNVIERTSPLTKSYSDQMADLLNVLEMSKENNMNLKNNVLQLPLCEKTLSVNIQRNPKDGLFSSSQTSCCQVI